One window of the Alligator mississippiensis isolate rAllMis1 chromosome 5, rAllMis1, whole genome shotgun sequence genome contains the following:
- the CC2D1B gene encoding coiled-coil and C2 domain-containing protein 1B isoform X3, whose translation MEVPAAPPIMQQPPEQQAQVTSSSVVSSELQQILETRITNYKTAISNAKEAGESAKARRYERGLKTLETMLVAVKKGKKINEEEIPPLVASGKSSAHIPQATGAVPEPSSDPAEVSEQKVESPAGHELKSDSNVEQSVKPASPQGHDAVTAVLETEPLDTSTRALLVTRQKEYKTAALKAKQQGDLEKAKEYMKIGKKFALVLEALDNGEPVDLQNMPPSPQDIEGPEKTQALSKRVVPVPEKSSESLVMSEASVSPQQPKTVLEALQQRLEKYRSAAAQAKASGDDRKGRMHERIAKQYQDAIRAHKAGRKVNFAELPVPPGFPPIPGMAPTEGSGTIAAVLESANQLANMEEKENEDDEGEEREPPTQAPVAKKPAQLPEKPTQLVKPIMVPFAGARESSPEHMKRAMSPSTPAKALGKDGSVEHLSPSAREQLEFLENRKKQYMKAAIKAKQANDLEQAKLFLRTAKSFDPKIEQAKCGKSVDISKLPSPPTDDEGDFIFIHHEDIRLSQKADEVYTQLIKLLKDQHEKCLQYSKQFMHLGNVAETTRFEKLAHGCKKDLEILQLAQAQGMDPPVHHFEERTFKMIRIFSELNSTEMHLIIVRGINLPAPPGVAPDDLDAFVRFEFHYPNVEQAQKSKTAVIKNTNSPEYNQLFKLNINRNHRGFRRVIQTKGIKFEIFHKGSFFRSDKQVGTAHLKLDKLETECEIREIVEILDGRKPTGGKLEVKVRLREPLSGQDLQTVTENWLVLEH comes from the exons GTCACATCCTCTTCAGTGGTTTCCAGTGAGCTGCAGCAGATACTAGAGACCAGAATCACTAACTATAAGACGGCTATCTCAAACGCAAAGGAAGCAGGCGAAAGTGCCAAAGCACGGCGGTACGAAAGAGGACTCAAG ACGCtggaaaccatgctggttgcagTGAAGAAGGGCAAGAAGATCAATGAAGAAGAGATACCACCCCTGGTAGCATCAGGAAAGAGCTCTGCTCACATACCTCAAGCCACAGGAGCTGTACCAGAGCCTTCAAGTGATCCAGCTGAAGTATCTGAACAGAAAGTGGAATCACCTGCAGGTCACGAGTTAAAGTCTGACAGTAATGTGGAGCAGTCTGTGAAGCCAGCTTCTCCGCAGGGTCACGatgctgtcactgctgtcctGGAAACAG AACCCCTAGACACCAGCACACGAGCGCTCCTGGTTACAAGGCAAAAGGAGTATAAAACAGCAGCTCTGAAAGCCAAGCAGCAAGGAGATCTAGAGAAGGCAAAAGAATATATGAAAATTGGCAAG AAATTTGCTCTGGTCCTAGAAGCTCTGGACAATGGAGAGCCTGTAGACCTCCAGAATATGCCCCCATCTCCACAAG ACATTGAAGGCCCTGAAAAGACACAGGCTCTGTCTAAACGAGTGGTACCTGTTCCTGAAAAAAGTTCCGAAAGTCTTGTAATGTCTGAAGCTTCAG TTTCCCCACAGCAGCCAAAAACGGTACTGGAAGCTTTGCAGCAGAGGCTGGAGAAATACCggtctgcagcagcacaggcaaaGGCCAGTGGGGATGATCGGAAAGGCAGGATGCATGAGAGGATAGCCAAG CAATACCAAGATGCTATAAGGGCCCATAAAGCAGGGAGAAAAGTGAATTTTGCTGAATTACCTGTTCCCCCTG GATTTCCCCCTATTCCCGGTATGGCACCCACTGAAGGCAGTGGCACAATAGCTGCAGTGCTGGAAAGCGCCAACCAACTGGCCAACATGGAAGAGAAGGAAAACGAAGATGATGAGGGGGAGGAG CGTGAACCTCCCACACAGGCCCCAGTTGCCAAAAAGCCTGCTCAGCTGCCTGAGAAGCCAACGCAGCTTGTTAAACCAATTATGGTGCCATTTGCTGGAGCCCGAGAAAGCTCTCCCGAGCACATGAAAAGAGCCATGTCGCCATCCACCCCTGCCAAAGCACTGGGCAAAGACGGATCAGTTGAGCATCTCTCCCCATCAG CTAGGGAACAGCTGGAATTTCTGGAGAACAGGAAGAAGCAGTACATGAAGGCAGCAATCAAAGCAAAACAGGCAAACGACCTTGAACAAGCCAAGCTGTTTCTGCGGACAGCAAAAAGCTTTGACCCAAAGATCGAGCAGGCAAAATGCGGCAAATCTGTTGATATTTCCAAG TTGCCATCGCCTCCCACCGATGATGAAGGCGATTTTATCTTCATACACCATGAGGACATCAGGCTCTCTCAGAAGGCAGATGAGGTGTACACACAGCTCATAAAGCTGCTAAAGGACCAGCACGAG AAATGTTTGCAGTATTCCAAGCAGTTCATGCATCTGGGAAATGTCGCAGAAACGACACG GTTTGAAAAGCTGGCGCACGGTTGTAAGAAGGACCTGGAGATCCTACAGCTCGCCCAAGCCCAGGGGATGGATCCTCCAGTCCATCACTTTGAGGAGAGAACCTTTAAAATGATAAG GATATTTTCTGAACTCAACAGCACAGAAATGCATCTCATCATTGTCAGGGGAATAaacctgccagctcctccag GTGTGGCACCAGATGACTTAGATGCGTTTGTGAGATTTGAATTTCATTACCCAAATGTG GAGCAAGCTCAGAAAAGTAAAACGGCAGTAATTAAGAATACCAATTCTCCAG AATATAATCAGCTGTTCAAGCTGAATATTAACCGAAATCACAGAGGTTTCCGAAGAGTGATTCAGACTAAAGGAATTAAATTTGAAATATTTCACAAGGG GTCCTTTTTCAGAAGTGACAAGCAAGTAGGAACAGCGCACTTGAAGCTGGACAAATTGGAAACGGAATGTGAAATTCGAGAGATCGTTGAG ATTCTGGATGGCAGGAAGCCCACTGGTGGGAAACTAGAGGTAAAAGTGAGACTCAGGGAGCCACTCAGTGGTCAAGATCTTCAGACAGTTACTGAGAACTGGCTGGTCCTCGAACACTAG